Proteins from one Geomonas agri genomic window:
- a CDS encoding aspartate:alanine exchanger family transporter, which yields MIKILLENPLMLLLMVAALGYPLGKIKVYGITLGVGAVLFVGLGFGMLHPDMKAPAIVYIMGQALFVYTVGLSAGPSFISTFRRNGVMNNGLAGIVLCASAALCIALQKYFAIKPGIAAGIFCGSMTASPALGGALESIRQIAPPEMLETLLAEPVVGFSVAYPIGVIGLMLTINVCQKIWKVDYQAEFKVLRKPEDRNSLVHCTIKVQKVDPPDLTVQNLNKSNNCEVIFSRIKRGDDFFFAGSATVLQAGDLAMVAGAPHEIEKIATVLGERRSKERLGLDRTEYEYRRVFVSSPQAIGRTIGELHQDQRFGEVITLVRRGDNEFLPEAEMVLELGDVVRVLAHKTCMDDVAAFFGNSYRRVSEVDVMTFSLGLVIGLILGLIPFPFPGGGSMQLGFAGGPLIVGILLGTFGRTGKMVWSLPYSASMVLKQVGLVLFLAGIGTRSGYSLLTTLSHGGGGSIFITGVCVTSVTAFLGLFIAHKVLKLPMTLAVGIVAGMHTSTPGLGYIKEQTGNDLSDQGYACVFPFATIGKIILVHIILISTGQL from the coding sequence ATGATCAAGATACTCCTCGAGAACCCGTTGATGCTTCTGCTCATGGTCGCAGCATTGGGTTACCCCCTGGGCAAGATCAAGGTGTACGGCATCACCCTTGGCGTCGGCGCCGTCCTCTTCGTCGGGCTCGGCTTCGGTATGCTCCACCCCGACATGAAGGCGCCGGCCATCGTGTACATCATGGGACAGGCACTCTTCGTCTATACCGTCGGTCTCTCCGCCGGCCCCTCCTTCATCTCGACCTTTCGGCGCAACGGGGTGATGAATAACGGTCTCGCCGGCATCGTGCTCTGCGCTTCTGCGGCGCTCTGCATCGCACTGCAAAAGTACTTCGCCATCAAGCCCGGAATCGCCGCCGGCATCTTCTGCGGCAGCATGACCGCATCGCCGGCGTTGGGCGGCGCGCTGGAATCGATACGCCAGATCGCACCGCCGGAAATGCTGGAAACGCTGCTCGCCGAGCCTGTGGTCGGCTTCTCCGTCGCCTATCCCATCGGCGTTATTGGCCTCATGTTGACCATCAACGTGTGTCAAAAAATCTGGAAGGTGGACTACCAGGCGGAGTTCAAGGTACTGCGCAAGCCCGAAGACCGCAACTCACTGGTGCACTGCACCATCAAGGTACAGAAGGTGGACCCTCCCGACCTCACCGTTCAAAACCTGAACAAATCCAACAACTGCGAGGTAATCTTCAGCCGGATCAAACGGGGGGATGATTTCTTCTTTGCGGGATCCGCAACGGTGCTGCAAGCCGGGGATCTGGCCATGGTCGCCGGGGCGCCGCACGAAATCGAAAAGATCGCCACGGTGCTTGGGGAAAGGAGGAGCAAGGAGCGCCTGGGGCTGGACCGTACCGAGTACGAGTACCGCAGGGTTTTCGTCTCCAGCCCCCAGGCCATCGGGCGCACCATCGGTGAATTGCATCAGGACCAGCGCTTCGGCGAGGTGATCACGCTGGTACGACGCGGGGACAACGAGTTCCTACCAGAGGCCGAGATGGTCCTGGAATTAGGTGACGTAGTGAGGGTCTTGGCGCACAAGACGTGTATGGATGACGTCGCCGCCTTCTTCGGCAATTCCTACCGCCGGGTCAGCGAGGTGGACGTGATGACCTTCAGCCTCGGCCTTGTTATCGGGCTGATCCTGGGCCTGATTCCCTTCCCCTTTCCCGGTGGCGGCAGTATGCAGCTCGGCTTCGCTGGTGGGCCGCTCATCGTCGGCATCCTGCTGGGCACCTTCGGCCGGACCGGCAAGATGGTGTGGAGCCTCCCCTACAGCGCCAGCATGGTGCTGAAACAGGTGGGGCTGGTGCTGTTCCTGGCCGGCATCGGCACCCGCTCCGGCTACAGCTTGCTCACCACCTTGAGCCACGGTGGCGGCGGCAGCATCTTCATCACCGGCGTCTGCGTCACCTCCGTCACCGCCTTTCTCGGCCTGTTCATCGCCCACAAGGTGCTGAAGCTGCCGATGACGCTGGCGGTGGGTATCGTCGCCGGTATGCACACTTCCACGCCGGGCCTCGGCTACATCAAGGAGCAGACTGGCAACGACCTTTCCGACCAGGGCTACGCCTGCGTGTTCCCGTTTGCCACCATCGGCAAGATTATCCTGGTACACATCATCCTGATTTCGACGGGCCAGCTGTGA
- a CDS encoding sigma-54-dependent transcriptional regulator — MAKILIIDDEETVCQSMALVGKRAGHETNCARTLAAGCQLASEGDFDLVFLDVRLPDGNGLEMLPRLAQAPSKPEIVIMTGYGDPAGAELAITSGAWDYIEKGSSVKDITLSLVRALEYRKQKLSLSGRQEVVALKRENIIGNSPALTACLDAVARAAVSDAGVLILGETGSGKELFARAVHQNSKRSDKPFIVVDCASLPETLVESLLFGHEKGAFTGAEKARDGLVSQAHGGTLFLDEVGELPFATQKAFLRVLQERRYRPVGGARELESDFRLVAATNRNLSQMAEAGTFRSDLLFRLSTFVIELPPLRERSEDIKELARYYMDKFCESNGLSPKGSCPEFMETLQAYSWPGNVREFINTIERTVLTAREQPVLFAQHLPTQIRVQVTQSAVNRHETAAAAPAPAPAPAQLAPPSQLPKLNDFRDSIYTQAEKQYLYDLMALAQNDIATACDLSGLSQSRLYALLKIHDLHRSP; from the coding sequence ATGGCGAAGATCCTGATCATTGACGACGAGGAGACCGTCTGCCAGTCCATGGCCCTCGTGGGCAAGCGTGCCGGGCATGAGACGAACTGCGCCAGGACGCTCGCCGCCGGCTGCCAGCTCGCGTCCGAAGGGGACTTCGACCTGGTGTTCCTCGATGTGCGGCTTCCCGACGGCAACGGCCTGGAGATGCTGCCGCGCCTGGCGCAGGCCCCGTCCAAGCCGGAGATCGTCATCATGACCGGGTACGGCGACCCGGCCGGTGCGGAATTGGCGATTACCAGCGGCGCGTGGGATTACATCGAGAAAGGATCCTCGGTCAAGGACATCACCCTATCTCTGGTGCGGGCCTTGGAATACCGAAAGCAGAAGCTCTCCCTCTCCGGACGGCAGGAGGTGGTTGCCTTGAAGCGGGAGAACATCATCGGCAACAGCCCTGCCCTGACCGCCTGCCTCGATGCCGTGGCGCGTGCGGCGGTGAGCGACGCAGGCGTTCTCATCCTGGGGGAGACCGGATCGGGGAAGGAACTTTTCGCGCGGGCGGTGCACCAGAACAGCAAGCGCAGCGACAAGCCCTTCATAGTCGTGGACTGCGCCAGCTTACCGGAGACGCTGGTGGAGAGCCTGCTGTTCGGACATGAGAAGGGGGCATTCACCGGCGCCGAGAAGGCGCGCGACGGGCTGGTGAGCCAGGCCCACGGCGGGACGCTCTTCCTCGATGAGGTGGGCGAGTTGCCATTCGCCACGCAAAAGGCGTTCCTCAGGGTCCTGCAGGAGAGGCGCTATCGCCCGGTGGGGGGCGCGCGCGAACTGGAGAGCGATTTCCGGCTGGTGGCGGCCACCAACCGCAACCTGAGCCAGATGGCGGAGGCGGGAACCTTCCGCAGCGACCTCCTCTTCAGGTTGAGCACCTTCGTCATCGAACTCCCCCCGCTGCGGGAGCGCAGCGAGGACATCAAGGAGCTTGCCCGTTATTACATGGACAAGTTCTGTGAGAGTAACGGCCTGTCACCCAAGGGGAGCTGCCCCGAATTCATGGAAACCCTGCAGGCCTACAGCTGGCCCGGTAACGTACGCGAGTTCATCAACACCATCGAGCGGACCGTGCTGACCGCCCGGGAACAGCCGGTTCTTTTCGCCCAGCACCTGCCGACGCAGATTCGGGTGCAGGTGACTCAAAGCGCCGTCAACCGCCACGAGACCGCAGCCGCGGCTCCGGCTCCGGCTCCGGCTCCGGCTCAACTGGCTCCGCCCAGTCAACTCCCCAAGCTGAACGACTTCCGTGACAGCATCTATACCCAGGCCGAGAAGCAGTACCTCTACGACCTGATGGCTCTGGCCCAAAACGACATCGCCACCGCCTGCGACCTCTCCGGCCTTTCTCAGTCCCGTCTGTACGCCCTCTTGAAGATCCACGACTTGCACCGCTCGCCCTAG
- a CDS encoding cytochrome c3 family protein produces the protein MKSADLQKMSFLAKLALCAWAVAGLIAQANAWGFSYGDQSGNNQACLSCHGKTGEVPKGTFIDPQRFTQTAHANLGCEACHATVPANHPDGNKVPRADCRECHSGISEEYAKGLHASKTACNGCHNPHLVQNPKDVSGQEINMICSNCHNSLEMTAKHGEWLPQSELHLRMLPCITCHTGAKDYYISMYIVKSKGDSRYGKQEVAEYADLKAMAGGRPIVSLIDTNRDNYVSLEELRVFNRTQASLHLHGMMTPSTVSHKFEILDSRRNCSFCHTSGSGPMQTSFIAVPEADGSFLRVPVEKGAVLDALYAAPDFYMMGSTKNGKLNQIGLAIICCGLIMPVGHGFVRFLTRKNRKQKEHQS, from the coding sequence GTGAAATCAGCCGACCTACAAAAGATGAGTTTCCTCGCCAAGCTGGCGCTGTGCGCCTGGGCGGTTGCCGGGCTCATCGCCCAAGCCAACGCCTGGGGATTCTCGTACGGTGACCAGAGTGGCAACAACCAGGCCTGCCTGTCCTGCCATGGCAAAACTGGCGAGGTGCCCAAGGGGACCTTCATCGACCCGCAGCGCTTCACACAGACCGCTCATGCCAACCTCGGGTGTGAAGCCTGCCACGCGACCGTCCCCGCCAACCATCCGGACGGCAACAAGGTGCCCAGGGCCGACTGCCGCGAATGCCACTCCGGCATCAGCGAGGAGTACGCCAAGGGGCTCCATGCTTCAAAGACTGCCTGCAACGGTTGCCATAACCCGCACCTGGTGCAGAACCCGAAGGACGTTTCCGGCCAGGAGATCAACATGATCTGTTCCAACTGTCACAACTCGTTGGAGATGACGGCGAAACACGGCGAGTGGCTGCCCCAGTCGGAACTGCACCTGCGCATGCTGCCGTGCATCACCTGCCATACCGGCGCCAAGGACTATTACATCAGCATGTACATAGTCAAGAGCAAGGGTGACAGTAGGTACGGCAAGCAGGAAGTCGCCGAGTACGCAGATCTCAAAGCCATGGCCGGTGGCCGCCCCATCGTGTCCCTTATCGACACCAACCGGGACAACTACGTTTCCCTGGAAGAACTGCGCGTCTTCAACCGCACCCAGGCGTCGCTCCATCTGCACGGGATGATGACCCCCTCCACGGTCTCGCACAAGTTCGAGATCCTCGACAGCAGGCGTAACTGCAGTTTCTGCCATACCTCGGGCTCCGGGCCCATGCAGACCAGTTTTATAGCCGTGCCGGAAGCAGACGGCAGCTTCCTCAGAGTGCCGGTTGAGAAGGGGGCGGTCCTCGATGCCCTCTATGCCGCTCCGGATTTCTACATGATGGGGTCCACCAAGAACGGGAAGCTGAATCAGATCGGGCTGGCCATCATCTGCTGCGGTCTCATCATGCCGGTGGGACACGGGTTCGTAAGGTTCCTGACCCGTAAAAATAGGAAACAAAAGGAGCATCAGTCATGA
- a CDS encoding DNA-binding transcriptional response regulator, with amino-acid sequence MDERGIIIADRDAEFRSQVAEYFRKAGYEVETTDSTVHVLCSILQKKTPVLLLGSDFDQKVSSSDLIHLLKKCNRHLNVIMVSDDMPLNQARQVRKAGIFYQAMKPTETGDTEELGQAVECAFKTYRASRQQERMEASMRRRAHRRETVGKQSASVPRRFSWLIALAVLVFGTSFLAVSAAQSIERGGNLGMWLFVGFSALLLVAQFFPIFRIKLPQRILAQRTAKEQAASSNEKSSH; translated from the coding sequence ATGGACGAACGGGGAATCATCATAGCGGACCGCGACGCCGAGTTCCGCAGCCAGGTAGCCGAATACTTCCGCAAGGCGGGGTACGAGGTCGAGACCACTGATTCAACAGTCCACGTGCTCTGCAGCATCCTGCAGAAGAAGACACCGGTGTTGTTGTTGGGAAGCGACTTCGACCAGAAGGTTTCGTCGTCGGATCTGATTCACCTGCTGAAGAAATGCAACCGCCACCTGAACGTCATCATGGTCTCTGACGACATGCCGCTGAACCAGGCGAGGCAAGTACGCAAGGCGGGCATCTTCTACCAGGCTATGAAGCCGACGGAGACTGGTGATACCGAGGAGCTGGGCCAGGCCGTCGAGTGCGCCTTCAAGACCTACCGCGCCAGCCGTCAGCAGGAGCGCATGGAGGCCTCGATGCGGCGCCGGGCACATAGGCGCGAAACGGTGGGAAAACAATCCGCCAGTGTGCCCAGGCGCTTCTCCTGGCTGATAGCGCTCGCCGTTCTCGTCTTCGGCACGAGCTTCCTGGCCGTCTCGGCGGCCCAGAGCATCGAGCGCGGCGGCAACCTCGGGATGTGGCTCTTCGTCGGGTTCAGCGCCCTGTTGCTGGTGGCGCAGTTCTTCCCGATCTTCCGGATCAAGTTGCCGCAGCGCATTTTGGCGCAGCGAACTGCCAAAGAGCAGGCTGCCTCATCGAACGAAAAATCATCTCACTAA
- a CDS encoding hybrid sensor histidine kinase/response regulator — protein sequence MKQINSERKLTPLNISIVYAVVGVLWGAASCLFPAVLAHKSSMYLSVETLNHAFFILATAALLYLLISRSEGDVVRGRESLFRVNRALKTFSGCNQALVRATDELQLMKDVCRTIVATGGYKLAWVGMAEHDDWKTVRPVAQWGDRGGYLTKLDMSWADIDRGRGPTGTAIRTGTTRIVQNIRYDASWTLWREEALKHGFAASISLPLVNEGRPLGALVIFAGEKRAFGKQEVKLLEQLADDLSFGIATLRMNVERKKAVQEIMLLASVIEQSKEGLILFDSDGTIQYVNPAIETITGHDAQCIVGRNVAVLGDSDSGVELYRSVWDDLTKGERRTGGHFIQKGKEGECYEIDITFWSISDTSGAVKNHAALVRDVTHELQLERQLRQAQRMEAIATLAGGIAHDFNNNLASIITCTEMARDDVPPESPLRELLDVVLKSSYRGRKLVKQILTFCCKGEQERQPVQVEAIVNECLNLMRPSIPSSITVHAHLEPDLGMIMADSTQIHQIIMNLVTNASHAMRLKGGTLELALENVTLDADSLAAPDLPPGPYLKLTVKDSGHGMDQKTMEQIFDPFFTTKGHNEGTGLGLSVVHGIVRNHGGGITVSSRPGLGATFEVLLPRIAAVQNDSLLQPEAASMAGSGRILFVDDEEDVVFAGKKMLERLGYQVVTGCDGMEALEIFRADPGAVDLVITDQTMPRMTGIELSRELVAVRSDLPVILCTGLGSGVDRTAQREEAEQAGVREVAYKPLDREEMTAMIRRVMAPAGEA from the coding sequence ATGAAACAGATCAACAGTGAAAGAAAGCTGACTCCTCTCAATATCTCGATTGTCTATGCCGTCGTCGGTGTCCTCTGGGGCGCTGCTTCCTGCCTGTTCCCGGCTGTCCTGGCCCACAAAAGCTCCATGTACCTCTCTGTGGAAACCCTGAACCACGCCTTCTTCATACTTGCCACGGCTGCGCTGCTGTACCTCTTGATCAGCCGCAGCGAAGGGGACGTGGTACGCGGCAGGGAGTCGCTGTTCAGGGTAAACCGGGCGCTCAAGACCTTCAGCGGCTGTAATCAGGCGCTGGTAAGGGCGACGGACGAACTGCAGCTTATGAAGGATGTCTGCCGCACTATCGTTGCGACCGGCGGCTACAAGCTGGCTTGGGTAGGGATGGCCGAACACGATGACTGGAAGACGGTGCGCCCCGTGGCACAGTGGGGGGACCGGGGTGGCTACCTGACCAAGCTGGACATGAGTTGGGCCGACATCGACCGAGGCCGCGGTCCCACCGGCACCGCCATCAGGACCGGGACCACGCGCATTGTCCAGAATATCCGCTACGATGCCAGCTGGACCCTGTGGCGGGAAGAGGCGCTTAAGCATGGCTTCGCTGCGTCGATATCGCTGCCGCTGGTAAACGAAGGGCGGCCGCTGGGGGCATTGGTTATCTTCGCCGGGGAAAAGCGGGCCTTTGGCAAACAGGAGGTAAAGCTCCTGGAGCAGTTGGCGGACGATCTCTCGTTCGGCATCGCGACGCTACGCATGAACGTCGAACGTAAGAAGGCTGTACAGGAAATTATGCTGCTCGCCTCGGTGATCGAGCAGTCCAAGGAAGGACTCATCCTCTTCGATAGCGACGGCACCATACAGTATGTAAACCCAGCCATAGAGACCATCACCGGGCATGACGCCCAATGCATCGTCGGGCGCAACGTCGCGGTCCTGGGTGACAGCGACAGCGGCGTCGAACTGTATCGTTCCGTGTGGGACGACCTGACCAAGGGGGAGCGGCGGACGGGGGGGCACTTCATCCAGAAGGGCAAAGAGGGAGAGTGCTACGAGATCGATATTACCTTCTGGTCCATCTCCGATACCAGCGGTGCAGTGAAGAATCACGCCGCCCTGGTCCGGGACGTGACCCACGAACTGCAACTGGAACGGCAGTTGCGTCAGGCGCAGAGGATGGAAGCGATAGCCACCCTGGCCGGCGGTATCGCCCACGACTTCAACAACAACCTGGCCTCCATCATCACCTGTACCGAGATGGCACGGGACGACGTGCCGCCGGAGAGCCCCCTGCGCGAGCTTTTGGACGTGGTGCTGAAATCGAGCTACCGGGGGCGCAAACTGGTGAAGCAGATCCTCACCTTCTGCTGCAAGGGGGAGCAGGAGCGGCAGCCGGTCCAGGTCGAGGCCATCGTGAACGAATGCCTGAACCTGATGCGCCCCTCGATACCGTCCTCGATAACGGTCCACGCGCACCTGGAACCAGACCTCGGCATGATCATGGCCGACTCGACTCAGATCCACCAGATCATCATGAACCTGGTCACCAACGCGAGCCATGCCATGCGGCTCAAAGGGGGGACCCTCGAACTTGCGCTGGAAAACGTCACCCTTGACGCCGACTCCCTCGCGGCCCCGGATCTCCCTCCCGGCCCTTACCTGAAGTTGACCGTGAAGGATTCGGGCCACGGCATGGACCAAAAGACCATGGAGCAGATCTTCGATCCTTTCTTCACCACCAAGGGGCACAACGAGGGGACAGGGCTCGGCCTTTCCGTGGTGCACGGCATAGTCAGGAACCACGGTGGGGGGATCACGGTGAGTAGCAGGCCGGGACTCGGGGCGACCTTCGAGGTGTTGCTACCCCGGATCGCCGCGGTGCAGAATGATTCCCTGCTGCAGCCGGAGGCCGCTTCGATGGCCGGGAGCGGCAGGATCCTCTTCGTCGACGACGAGGAGGATGTCGTCTTCGCCGGCAAGAAGATGTTGGAGCGGCTTGGCTACCAGGTCGTTACCGGCTGCGACGGAATGGAGGCGCTGGAGATCTTCCGGGCCGACCCGGGTGCCGTCGACCTGGTCATCACGGACCAGACCATGCCGCGTATGACCGGTATAGAGTTGTCGCGTGAACTCGTCGCAGTCCGCTCCGATCTTCCGGTCATTCTCTGCACCGGCCTGGGGTCGGGGGTGGATCGCACCGCCCAGCGCGAGGAGGCTGAGCAGGCGGGGGTGCGTGAAGTAGCGTACAAGCCGCTGGACCGCGAGGAAATGACGGCGATGATACGCCGGGTGATGGCACCGGCCGGGGAGGCATGA
- a CDS encoding cytochrome c3 family protein, giving the protein MRFKPAFIVLAALAVGSSAAYAIELKDITYQTDGGGKVVFSHNKHLKKKTEKSPNVSCKVCHENPRVAKVKYTMADMEKGKSCGKCHNGNKAFSVAKCTACHKVKNITFKVKETGPVLFSHNKHLQTMQCNACHNSLYKTGPNKSVSMAEMEKGKSCGACHNGKKAFSVAKCDGCHPSPKQVVFKVKETGPIVFSHSKHVEIYSCSSCHTKLFPLGSSKPVTMAAMEKGKSCGACHNAKDAFAVSQCDKCHPVQEIKFKVADAGDVKFSHSNHLGMYKCKDCHSGTFPTKRGGKPVSMDEMKNAKSCGACHDGKSAFTVNGNCDSCHQHG; this is encoded by the coding sequence ATGAGATTCAAACCGGCGTTCATTGTCCTGGCCGCGCTAGCCGTAGGATCTTCCGCAGCATACGCCATCGAACTGAAGGACATAACCTACCAGACCGACGGGGGAGGCAAGGTGGTCTTCAGCCACAACAAGCACCTCAAGAAGAAAACGGAGAAGAGCCCCAACGTCAGTTGCAAGGTGTGCCACGAGAATCCGCGCGTGGCCAAAGTGAAATACACCATGGCCGACATGGAGAAGGGGAAATCGTGCGGCAAGTGTCATAACGGCAACAAGGCCTTCAGCGTCGCCAAGTGCACCGCCTGTCACAAGGTCAAGAACATCACCTTCAAGGTGAAAGAGACCGGTCCCGTGCTCTTCAGCCACAACAAGCACCTGCAAACGATGCAGTGCAACGCCTGCCATAACTCCCTTTACAAGACCGGCCCCAACAAGTCGGTCTCCATGGCCGAAATGGAGAAGGGGAAATCCTGCGGTGCCTGCCACAACGGCAAGAAAGCCTTCAGCGTCGCCAAGTGCGACGGCTGCCACCCTTCGCCCAAGCAGGTCGTGTTCAAGGTGAAGGAGACCGGCCCCATCGTCTTCAGCCACAGCAAGCACGTCGAGATCTACAGCTGCAGTTCCTGTCATACAAAGCTGTTCCCCCTCGGTTCCAGCAAACCTGTCACCATGGCGGCGATGGAGAAAGGAAAATCGTGCGGGGCATGCCACAATGCCAAGGATGCCTTCGCAGTATCACAATGCGACAAGTGCCACCCGGTCCAGGAGATCAAGTTCAAGGTCGCCGATGCTGGTGACGTCAAGTTCAGCCACAGCAACCATCTGGGCATGTACAAGTGCAAGGACTGCCACAGCGGTACCTTCCCGACCAAACGCGGCGGCAAGCCCGTGTCCATGGACGAGATGAAAAACGCCAAGTCGTGCGGTGCCTGCCACGACGGCAAGTCAGCCTTCACCGTGAACGGCAACTGCGATTCCTGCCACCAGCACGGCTAG
- a CDS encoding cytochrome b/b6 domain-containing protein, whose product MSEKTRIYLQPWPIRIWHWINASGIIILILSGAQIRFPETLSIFTSYKSAIEVHNTAGIIVSISFSFWFFYYKMVKNTLDKLYIPDEEDIKHGLVRQLLYYCFWYFLGRPSPYHATPDHKFNPMQKSAYLAVMFVLMPLVGLTGILLLNVTPLRVLILMWGGIKFIVALHFLLACSLLAFLCTHVYLATLGDYIKPMLIGWEEVEEHAEAEAPTEVAIPGYRPVRHYPEYEQELLEQRHS is encoded by the coding sequence ATGAGCGAGAAAACGAGGATCTACCTACAGCCCTGGCCCATACGCATCTGGCACTGGATCAACGCCTCGGGCATCATCATCCTGATCCTGTCCGGCGCCCAGATCCGGTTTCCTGAGACTCTGAGCATCTTCACCAGCTACAAGAGCGCCATCGAGGTGCACAACACCGCCGGGATCATCGTTTCCATCTCCTTCTCGTTCTGGTTCTTCTACTACAAGATGGTGAAGAACACGCTGGACAAGTTGTACATCCCGGACGAGGAAGACATCAAGCACGGCCTGGTACGTCAGCTCCTGTATTACTGCTTCTGGTACTTCCTGGGGCGTCCGAGCCCATACCACGCTACGCCGGATCACAAGTTCAACCCGATGCAGAAATCGGCGTACCTGGCGGTCATGTTCGTGCTCATGCCGCTGGTGGGGCTCACGGGAATCCTGCTGCTGAACGTAACCCCACTGCGCGTGCTGATCCTGATGTGGGGCGGCATCAAGTTTATCGTCGCGCTCCATTTCCTTCTGGCCTGTTCGCTGCTCGCCTTCCTCTGCACGCACGTCTACCTGGCGACCTTGGGCGACTACATCAAGCCGATGCTGATCGGGTGGGAGGAAGTGGAAGAGCATGCAGAAGCGGAGGCGCCCACGGAAGTCGCCATTCCTGGCTACCGGCCGGTGCGTCACTACCCCGAGTACGAGCAGGAACTTCTGGAGCAGCGTCATAGTTGA